A window of Lentibacillus sp. Marseille-P4043 contains these coding sequences:
- a CDS encoding restriction endonuclease subunit S, producing the protein MSYKDYQLDEIFNMSRKNVKPNDIPEEQFLHYSIPAYDNGEKPLLERGASIKSNKYLLKEPSILVSKLNPRINRVWKFDNEDKNKINSICSTEFMVYERKSSDIDLEYYYQFFKSKIFQRYLLNLQSGSTGSRMRVSPKDTLSIPIPKPTKKQQQKIAAILSSVDETIEKTEQIIEQTETVKKGLMQQLLTKGIGHTDFKSSPLGEIPRNWEVLKVNEFAIVDYGISEAVSNNTDPNIGIPIITGANITLEGNLDLTKQVYVKKREQERFQLNKGDLLFNWRSGSQKHVGKTAIFNLDDEYTYASFILKIRVNDDCNNKFYYHLLNYLKSIQYFSKDTSVQVNFKLNASSFRELLLMKPPLEEQKEISSRIDSINDKIKFEEQKIRMLNNIKQGLMQQLLTGKVRVPIDDNEGVPS; encoded by the coding sequence ATGAGTTATAAGGATTATCAATTAGATGAAATATTTAATATGAGCAGGAAAAATGTTAAACCCAATGATATCCCAGAGGAACAATTTCTTCATTATAGTATCCCTGCATATGATAATGGTGAGAAACCGTTACTTGAAAGAGGAGCTTCGATAAAAAGCAATAAATATTTATTAAAAGAACCATCGATATTAGTATCAAAGTTAAATCCGAGAATAAATAGAGTATGGAAATTTGATAATGAAGACAAAAATAAGATAAATTCTATCTGTTCTACAGAATTTATGGTATATGAAAGAAAGAGTAGTGATATTGATTTAGAATATTATTATCAATTTTTTAAATCGAAAATCTTCCAAAGGTATTTACTAAATCTACAATCGGGTTCGACTGGGAGCAGGATGAGGGTATCTCCTAAGGATACATTATCAATACCTATACCAAAGCCAACTAAAAAGCAACAACAAAAAATCGCAGCAATCCTCTCATCCGTCGATGAAACAATTGAAAAAACAGAACAAATCATCGAACAAACTGAGACGGTGAAAAAAGGATTAATGCAACAGTTGTTGACGAAAGGGATTGGACATACAGATTTTAAGTCTTCGCCACTTGGTGAAATACCAAGAAATTGGGAAGTTTTAAAAGTTAATGAGTTTGCTATTGTAGATTATGGTATATCGGAAGCTGTATCTAATAATACAGACCCTAATATAGGTATCCCGATTATTACTGGAGCAAATATAACACTAGAAGGTAATTTGGATTTGACTAAACAAGTATATGTAAAAAAACGTGAACAGGAACGATTTCAATTGAATAAAGGTGATTTGCTTTTTAATTGGCGTTCTGGAAGTCAAAAGCACGTTGGAAAAACAGCTATATTTAATTTAGATGATGAGTACACATATGCTTCTTTTATTTTAAAAATAAGAGTAAACGACGACTGTAATAATAAATTTTATTATCATTTATTGAATTATCTAAAATCAATTCAATATTTTTCAAAAGATACTTCAGTCCAAGTAAATTTCAAATTGAATGCGTCGTCATTTCGAGAGCTTTTATTAATGAAGCCCCCACTAGAAGAACAGAAAGAAATTTCTTCAAGAATTGATTCAATTAATGATAAAATTAAATTTGAGGAACAAAAAATTAGAATGTTAAATAATATCAAACAAGGCCTTATGCAACAACTTCTAACAGGCAAAGTCCGTGTACCAATTGATGATAACGAGGGGGTTCCGTCATGA
- a CDS encoding DUF5655 domain-containing protein — MGDIKLFRVDNNHIKELEGKAVAVEKSLQDTIERHLETFLAVRFLSSEYSTGKKHAGRIDTLGIDENNSPVIIEYKRSINENVINQGLFYLDWLLDHKAEFELMVMRRYGEEISINIDWSSPRLLCIAGGFTKYDEHAVQQINRNIELYQYKQYDEGFLLLDLVNATTAQTVHINDNISTDNKAKSKSKTVTEYIEQASTELTDRYEALKSYITALGDDVQIKVLKNYIAFKRIKNFACIEVHPSTKKILMYLKVGPDKINLEPGFSRNVTNIGHYGTGDLEITITTDDEIEKAKQYINWSYDNS; from the coding sequence GTGGGCGATATAAAATTATTTCGTGTAGATAACAATCATATTAAAGAATTAGAAGGTAAAGCAGTCGCAGTTGAAAAATCTCTCCAAGACACAATAGAAAGGCACCTTGAAACATTCTTAGCGGTTCGTTTTCTTTCATCTGAATATAGCACTGGGAAAAAACATGCGGGTAGAATTGACACTCTAGGTATTGATGAAAACAACTCCCCTGTTATCATTGAATACAAACGTTCCATCAATGAAAATGTCATAAATCAAGGATTATTTTATCTAGATTGGCTCTTAGACCATAAAGCAGAATTTGAATTGATGGTTATGAGAAGGTATGGAGAGGAAATATCAATAAATATAGACTGGAGCAGCCCTCGCTTACTTTGTATAGCAGGTGGATTCACTAAATACGACGAGCATGCTGTACAACAAATTAATCGTAACATCGAATTGTATCAGTATAAACAATATGATGAAGGTTTTTTACTACTTGATTTAGTTAATGCCACAACAGCTCAAACAGTTCATATTAATGATAATATAAGCACTGACAACAAGGCAAAATCCAAATCAAAAACAGTGACAGAATATATTGAGCAGGCTAGTACTGAACTTACAGACAGATACGAAGCACTTAAATCATACATAACTGCTCTTGGAGACGATGTCCAGATAAAGGTCCTAAAAAATTATATTGCTTTTAAACGAATCAAGAACTTTGCTTGTATCGAGGTTCATCCAAGTACCAAGAAGATTCTCATGTATTTAAAAGTGGGTCCAGACAAAATAAACTTGGAGCCTGGTTTCAGTCGTAATGTCACAAATATTGGTCATTACGGAACTGGTGATTTAGAGATTACAATAACTACTGATGATGAGATTGAGAAGGCCAAGCAATATATTAATTGGAGTTATGATAATAGCTGA
- a CDS encoding Abi family protein — protein MTKVKTIDSLMRYMRDEHNIHIKGSNHKRKLRNFGYYHGFKGYRFIKSPQNRINFNDFNEVLAINNLDMELKGLFYPQIMFLETALKNYVLEEVLSHSRTDSFDDIYERLLDDYKRHVHHSDNYKFALRKRLELRNKIYGTLSRDYNTGRQVVQHFYHSDRYVPVWAIFEVINMGEFGHFFNCLNKTVRREVSKSLLLNQAFDGDALMTSSIIFMIKDLRNAVAHNDVIFDVRFKRAKIRKSLKKALQNDMNIGGINFNSITDYLLLLVYLQKKLGIPKTELYRAVRRFESLIDNFRQKVPATVSHQVFHTNTQQKLIALRSYIQI, from the coding sequence TTGACAAAGGTTAAAACAATTGATTCCTTAATGAGGTATATGCGTGATGAGCATAATATTCATATAAAAGGTAGTAACCATAAACGTAAATTAAGAAATTTTGGTTATTATCACGGCTTTAAAGGCTATCGTTTTATAAAAAGTCCGCAGAATCGAATCAATTTTAATGATTTTAATGAAGTACTAGCAATAAATAATCTAGATATGGAACTTAAGGGATTATTTTATCCTCAAATAATGTTTTTGGAAACGGCACTCAAAAACTATGTTCTAGAAGAGGTTCTAAGTCACTCTAGAACTGATAGTTTTGATGACATATACGAAAGGCTATTGGATGATTATAAACGGCATGTTCATCATTCGGATAATTATAAATTTGCTTTAAGGAAAAGACTAGAGTTAAGAAATAAAATATATGGGACATTATCCCGTGACTATAATACAGGCCGTCAAGTTGTGCAGCACTTCTATCATTCTGACCGATATGTACCGGTATGGGCTATATTTGAAGTAATCAATATGGGTGAGTTCGGTCACTTCTTCAATTGTTTAAATAAAACCGTCAGAAGAGAAGTATCCAAATCCCTTTTACTAAATCAGGCATTTGATGGAGATGCCCTGATGACTTCTAGTATTATATTTATGATTAAAGACTTGAGGAATGCAGTTGCTCATAATGATGTTATATTTGACGTAAGATTTAAGCGAGCTAAAATAAGGAAATCATTAAAAAAAGCGTTACAGAATGATATGAATATTGGTGGAATTAACTTTAATTCCATAACTGATTATTTACTATTACTTGTTTATTTACAAAAAAAACTTGGAATACCAAAGACAGAATTATATAGAGCAGTACGGCGATTTGAATCACTTATTGATAATTTCAGACAAAAGGTTCCAGCAACCGTTTCCCATCAAGTTTTTCATACGAATACACAACAAAAATTAATAGCATTAAGGAGCTATATCCAAATATAA
- a CDS encoding DUF7669 domain-containing protein, whose protein sequence is MGKKKRTSCREEMLQVVQQLVKAKGKNEFSIQEVLDEMGRAGTTYKDSTIRTHLTSKCCVETKQHHQTL, encoded by the coding sequence ATGGGTAAAAAGAAAAGGACAAGCTGTCGTGAAGAAATGTTACAGGTGGTACAGCAACTTGTGAAAGCAAAAGGAAAAAATGAATTTTCAATCCAAGAGGTGCTAGATGAGATGGGAAGGGCTGGAACCACTTATAAGGATTCCACTATCCGCACCCATCTGACAAGTAAATGTTGTGTCGAGACCAAACAACACCATCAAACCCTATGA
- a CDS encoding L-lactate permease produces MLLFAALSAIIAPFIFLVIFRMPAVKGMLFSALIVIGLAFFVWGMGGTIVIASILQGLHKALTILLILFGAIVLLNTLRHTGAVDRINQGFRNISSDMRVQVIIVAFLFGALIEGAAGFGTPAVVTGPLMVALGFNPMAAATLALIADSSPVSFGAVGTPIQVGLSNIPNANLAFFNEIGVNVTLIDLFAGTFVPLILIAILTLFFGKKKGLSSTLTMVPWALLVGITYTGSSLLYATLFGQEFVSILASLTGLAIATLTARKGFLLPKTTWNEALQSDFKVSENKSNMGLIKAWSPYLVVVGLLLITRIIDPIKAFTLNHVDWTWSNILGIEGITSGWEVLYSPGTILLIAALFAILIQRKSFSNFTKASKESLGQVKSAGLALFSTLALVQVFSNSGLNMNDLVSMPQYIAETLAETFGSGWLFVAPFLGELGAFITGSATVSTLTFSPIQFNVANEVGMNPQIILALQVIGAAAGNMICVHNVVAASTVVGLTGKEGDVIRKTLTPAILYGILAGIGGFVIMQFI; encoded by the coding sequence ATGTTATTATTTGCAGCATTAAGTGCGATAATTGCACCATTTATTTTCCTAGTTATCTTTAGGATGCCAGCAGTTAAAGGAATGCTCTTTAGTGCACTCATTGTAATTGGCCTTGCATTTTTTGTGTGGGGAATGGGTGGGACAATTGTCATTGCCTCCATTCTTCAAGGGCTACATAAAGCATTGACCATTCTATTGATTCTATTTGGTGCGATTGTTTTACTAAATACACTCCGACATACCGGTGCGGTTGATCGGATAAATCAAGGTTTTCGTAATATTTCAAGCGATATGCGTGTTCAAGTTATTATTGTTGCTTTCTTATTCGGTGCATTGATTGAGGGGGCTGCGGGATTTGGGACACCAGCTGTTGTGACAGGGCCTTTAATGGTAGCACTCGGTTTTAACCCAATGGCTGCTGCTACATTGGCTTTAATCGCTGATAGTTCCCCTGTATCATTTGGTGCAGTCGGTACACCGATTCAAGTAGGTTTAAGTAATATTCCTAATGCAAATCTAGCGTTTTTCAATGAAATTGGTGTCAATGTTACACTGATTGACTTGTTTGCTGGAACATTTGTACCACTTATTTTAATTGCTATTTTGACTCTATTCTTTGGTAAGAAAAAAGGGCTGTCCAGTACATTAACAATGGTACCATGGGCACTTCTTGTTGGTATAACTTATACAGGGTCATCCCTTTTATATGCAACATTGTTTGGACAAGAGTTTGTTTCAATTTTAGCTTCATTAACAGGACTTGCTATTGCTACATTAACTGCAAGAAAAGGGTTCCTTCTGCCAAAGACAACGTGGAATGAGGCGCTCCAATCTGATTTTAAAGTATCAGAGAATAAATCTAATATGGGGTTAATAAAGGCTTGGTCACCGTATTTAGTAGTGGTAGGGTTACTGCTTATCACTAGAATCATAGACCCAATTAAAGCGTTTACCCTTAATCACGTTGATTGGACATGGAGTAATATTCTTGGAATTGAAGGAATAACATCTGGGTGGGAAGTATTATATTCCCCTGGAACGATTTTACTCATTGCAGCTCTATTTGCAATATTAATTCAGCGCAAGTCATTTTCAAATTTCACAAAGGCTTCAAAAGAATCACTTGGACAAGTTAAGAGCGCTGGCCTTGCCTTGTTTTCAACTCTTGCACTGGTACAGGTGTTCTCTAACTCTGGTTTGAATATGAATGACTTAGTTAGTATGCCACAATACATTGCCGAGACATTGGCAGAAACATTTGGTTCCGGTTGGTTATTTGTTGCTCCATTCCTTGGAGAACTTGGCGCATTTATTACCGGTAGTGCAACCGTCTCAACACTGACATTTTCACCAATTCAGTTTAATGTAGCAAATGAAGTTGGTATGAATCCACAAATTATATTGGCACTGCAGGTTATTGGTGCTGCTGCTGGAAATATGATTTGTGTTCATAATGTTGTTGCAGCGTCAACAGTTGTTGGCTTGACAGGTAAAGAGGGAGATGTCATCCGAAAGACGTTAACACCAGCAATATTATATGGGATTTTAGCTGGTATTGGCGGGTTTGTAATCATGCAATTTATTTAA
- a CDS encoding type I restriction endonuclease subunit R, which produces MSEAQAWNEETLVENRMMDQLQKLGYTYVHGTELDKERTSQTEVVLKGRLEASIKQLNPWINENNLNKVVRSVTHMEAASLMEANQHFHGLLINQLSVQQDVGSGRKNQTVKLIDFDNINNNDFIITNQFSYTHANDIIRPDIMLYVNGLPLVVIECKSPALPPDEQIGQGVKQLRRYQQENEALFHYNQFMISTSNDRAKVGTMGAKAQHYSTWKEPYPLAVQDVGEAPTAQDILTVGILEKERLFDIILNFIVYEPEDGRVIKKMARYQQYRAVNKAVKRILTGKHPQARGGVVWATQGSGKSLSMVFLSMKLRRLKQLENPVIVVVTDRQDLDAQITATFTRCGFPNPKQAESVDELKSLLQQGPGSTVMTLVQKFQAEEDEDYPLLTDSENVIVLVDESHRSQYSSLAMNMRIGLPNATYIGFTGTPIDKEDKSTVRTFGTYIDKYPIEKAVEDGATVPIFYEARLIDLHVQGETIDTLFDRFFRDYSDEDKERIKQKYVTEEALTASPKRLKTVVLDMIDHYEQHIQPNGFKAQIVSVSRQAAVEYKKLMDELSDYESAVIISNSHNDSEEMKQYGLSRAEEKEFIQRFKKPLEEDPLAFLIVCDKLLTGFDAPIEQVMYLDKPLKEHNLLQAIARTNRTYDKKSHGLIVDYYGVSRFLEEALGIFHEEDIKGAMHHVDEEVPRLQSRHRRVMQFFDYIRKDDLEACLKVLEPEDVRNTFDTAFKKFSESMDMVMPSPKAKAYVDDLKWLGKIRKLAKSRYHVDDGTLDISDCGGKVRELIEEYVYASTPEILFEPVNILTNKFDEKLDELKTPEAKAAEMEHAIKHEIRIKLEENPVKYTSIKERLEQLIEQRKARQLTIEELLEEYQAMREEMMDMEQESQSFGLKDAKQLPFYQLLEQQIPVEMEQESLKDLTEIITYIIQDNAVIDWTEKEDVKREMRKRLKKQLRASSVPNKQVESVARQLMELGEVHYKP; this is translated from the coding sequence ATGAGCGAAGCACAAGCTTGGAATGAAGAAACGTTAGTGGAAAATCGAATGATGGACCAACTTCAGAAGCTTGGCTACACGTATGTTCATGGAACGGAACTGGATAAAGAGCGCACATCGCAAACGGAAGTTGTCTTAAAAGGGCGATTGGAAGCATCGATTAAACAATTGAATCCATGGATAAATGAAAATAACTTAAATAAAGTGGTACGCAGTGTTACACATATGGAAGCCGCAAGCCTCATGGAAGCAAATCAACATTTTCATGGACTGCTCATTAATCAGCTGTCGGTTCAACAAGATGTTGGGAGTGGACGGAAGAACCAGACGGTAAAACTGATTGATTTTGACAATATCAACAATAACGACTTCATCATTACCAATCAATTCAGCTATACACATGCTAATGACATCATTCGTCCTGATATTATGCTGTATGTCAATGGTTTGCCATTAGTCGTGATTGAATGTAAAAGTCCAGCCCTGCCTCCAGATGAACAAATTGGACAAGGAGTGAAACAGTTACGTCGCTATCAACAAGAAAATGAAGCACTTTTTCATTATAACCAATTCATGATTTCCACGAGTAATGACCGTGCAAAAGTTGGTACAATGGGGGCCAAAGCACAACATTATAGTACATGGAAAGAACCCTATCCGTTGGCTGTTCAGGATGTGGGGGAGGCCCCGACAGCCCAGGATATTTTAACGGTAGGAATATTGGAGAAAGAGCGACTGTTTGATATTATCTTAAACTTTATTGTCTATGAACCAGAAGATGGTCGAGTGATTAAGAAAATGGCTCGTTATCAGCAGTATCGAGCTGTGAATAAAGCTGTAAAACGAATCCTAACAGGTAAACATCCACAGGCTCGTGGTGGGGTTGTATGGGCGACACAAGGGTCAGGAAAATCATTATCGATGGTATTTTTATCGATGAAACTGCGACGTCTAAAACAGCTAGAGAATCCTGTCATTGTCGTTGTAACAGACCGCCAAGATTTAGATGCCCAAATAACCGCTACCTTTACACGATGTGGGTTTCCAAATCCAAAACAAGCTGAATCTGTAGATGAACTCAAGTCATTATTACAACAAGGTCCAGGCTCTACCGTAATGACCTTAGTACAGAAATTCCAAGCCGAAGAAGATGAGGATTACCCCCTACTGACTGATTCAGAAAATGTCATTGTGTTGGTTGATGAGTCGCACCGTTCTCAGTACAGTTCGTTAGCGATGAATATGCGTATAGGTTTACCAAATGCAACGTATATTGGTTTTACAGGAACACCAATCGACAAAGAAGACAAAAGTACCGTACGAACCTTTGGAACCTATATTGATAAATATCCAATTGAAAAAGCAGTGGAAGATGGGGCAACGGTACCAATCTTTTATGAAGCAAGATTAATTGATTTACACGTTCAAGGCGAGACCATTGATACCTTATTTGACCGTTTCTTCCGCGATTATTCCGATGAAGATAAAGAACGGATTAAGCAGAAATACGTGACAGAAGAGGCGTTGACTGCATCTCCCAAGCGTTTAAAAACAGTTGTGCTTGATATGATTGACCATTATGAACAGCATATCCAGCCAAACGGCTTTAAAGCACAAATTGTTTCGGTATCACGTCAAGCAGCCGTAGAATATAAAAAATTAATGGATGAATTAAGTGATTATGAATCAGCTGTCATTATTTCTAACAGTCATAATGATTCAGAAGAAATGAAACAGTATGGCCTGTCACGAGCAGAAGAAAAGGAATTTATCCAACGTTTTAAGAAACCATTAGAGGAGGACCCGCTTGCCTTTTTAATCGTCTGCGATAAGCTCTTAACAGGCTTTGATGCACCGATTGAACAGGTGATGTATTTGGACAAGCCCTTGAAGGAACATAATCTTCTTCAGGCCATCGCCAGAACGAATCGAACCTATGATAAAAAGTCACACGGATTAATTGTGGATTATTATGGTGTCTCCCGCTTCCTAGAAGAAGCACTCGGTATCTTTCATGAAGAGGATATCAAAGGGGCCATGCACCATGTGGATGAGGAAGTTCCACGATTACAATCACGTCATCGCAGGGTGATGCAATTCTTTGATTATATACGAAAAGATGATTTAGAAGCTTGTTTGAAAGTGCTGGAACCAGAAGATGTGCGCAATACGTTCGATACAGCCTTCAAGAAGTTTTCTGAAAGCATGGATATGGTGATGCCAAGTCCAAAAGCGAAAGCCTATGTTGATGATTTGAAATGGTTAGGTAAGATTCGAAAGTTAGCGAAGTCCCGTTACCATGTCGATGATGGCACGTTGGATATATCCGATTGTGGTGGTAAGGTACGGGAATTGATTGAAGAATATGTTTATGCATCGACACCTGAAATTTTATTTGAACCTGTAAATATTTTAACCAATAAATTTGATGAAAAGTTAGATGAATTGAAGACTCCTGAAGCAAAAGCAGCGGAAATGGAACATGCCATTAAACATGAAATCCGAATCAAACTGGAAGAGAACCCAGTGAAATACACATCCATAAAGGAACGATTGGAGCAGTTAATCGAACAACGGAAAGCACGACAATTAACGATTGAAGAACTACTGGAAGAATACCAAGCCATGAGAGAAGAAATGATGGATATGGAACAGGAGAGTCAATCGTTCGGTCTAAAAGATGCCAAGCAGTTGCCGTTTTATCAGTTGTTGGAACAGCAAATTCCAGTTGAAATGGAGCAAGAAAGCTTAAAAGATTTGACCGAAATTATTACGTATATTATTCAAGATAATGCTGTGATTGATTGGACAGAAAAAGAAGACGTGAAGCGTGAAATGAGAAAAAGACTAAAGAAACAACTTCGAGCTAGCTCTGTTCCTAATAAACAAGTCGAAAGTGTAGCAAGACAATTGATGGAACTGGGTGAGGTTCATTATAAGCCTTAA
- a CDS encoding type I restriction-modification system subunit M, with product MAKLTLQQLESHLWESANILRGSIDSSDYKNYIFGLLFLKRLSDVFIEHATYVEEEENDDYAWYDRDEHQFFVPERARWTHIQIQTQDIGNTINKAFEALEEENPSLVGVLANIDFNDKDKLPDKLLLQLIQHFSSIDLSNENLSEPDMLGRAYEYLIKQFADDAGKKGGEFYTPTKVVELIVNLIKPEEGMRVCDPTVGSGGMLVQSVDYIKSQGGDARNLSLHGQERNLNTWAICKMNLLLHGLSDHRIERGDTIREPKLLGDDKELLLYDRVIANPPFSLKNWGREEAEADEYGRFRFGIPPKNAGDYAFVQHMVSTLNHEGKAGVVMPHGVLFRGGAEGKIREGLLKDDLVEAIIGLPSNLFYGTGIPACILILNRNKVENQKGKVFILDGSKDYQEGKNQNVLRSEDIDKIVQAYDAWEDQEKYCRVVDLEELEENGYNLNIARYIDTTEEEEEIDVQAALNDLKKLEQEREEIEDKMYGYLKELGFNEL from the coding sequence ATGGCAAAGCTAACATTACAACAATTAGAATCACACTTATGGGAATCAGCAAATATTTTAAGGGGGAGCATTGATTCCTCTGATTATAAAAATTATATATTTGGTTTACTGTTTTTAAAACGTTTGAGTGACGTGTTTATTGAGCATGCGACATACGTGGAAGAAGAAGAAAATGATGATTATGCATGGTATGACCGTGATGAGCATCAGTTCTTTGTTCCAGAACGGGCTCGGTGGACACATATTCAAATCCAAACACAGGATATCGGTAATACGATTAACAAAGCCTTTGAAGCACTTGAAGAAGAGAACCCATCTTTAGTTGGTGTTTTGGCTAATATTGATTTTAATGATAAAGATAAATTACCTGATAAATTGTTATTACAATTGATTCAACATTTTTCTTCGATTGATTTAAGTAATGAGAATCTATCGGAACCCGACATGCTTGGGCGTGCTTACGAATACTTAATTAAGCAGTTCGCGGATGATGCTGGAAAAAAGGGTGGCGAATTCTATACACCGACAAAAGTTGTTGAACTGATTGTGAATCTGATTAAACCAGAAGAAGGGATGAGGGTGTGTGATCCGACTGTCGGTTCAGGTGGTATGCTTGTTCAATCCGTCGATTACATTAAATCACAAGGTGGAGACGCACGTAATTTATCCTTACATGGACAAGAACGAAACCTGAACACATGGGCGATTTGTAAGATGAATCTGTTGTTACATGGGTTAAGTGACCACAGAATTGAACGTGGAGATACGATACGTGAGCCGAAGCTATTAGGTGATGATAAGGAATTGCTTTTATATGACAGGGTAATAGCCAATCCACCTTTTTCACTTAAGAATTGGGGACGTGAAGAAGCTGAAGCGGATGAGTATGGTCGTTTTCGCTTTGGCATACCACCAAAAAACGCTGGGGACTATGCCTTTGTTCAACATATGGTGTCTACGTTAAACCATGAAGGTAAAGCTGGCGTCGTCATGCCACATGGTGTGTTATTCCGTGGTGGTGCAGAAGGGAAAATTCGCGAAGGTCTGTTAAAAGATGATTTAGTGGAGGCGATTATTGGGTTGCCATCCAACCTTTTCTATGGAACAGGTATCCCTGCTTGTATTTTAATCCTGAATCGAAATAAAGTAGAGAACCAAAAAGGGAAAGTGTTTATTTTAGATGGTTCTAAAGATTATCAAGAAGGCAAGAATCAGAACGTTCTTCGTAGTGAGGATATCGACAAAATTGTTCAGGCTTATGATGCTTGGGAAGACCAGGAGAAATATTGCCGAGTCGTTGACTTAGAAGAATTAGAAGAGAATGGCTACAACTTAAACATTGCCCGATACATTGATACTACCGAAGAGGAAGAAGAAATTGACGTTCAAGCGGCATTGAATGATTTGAAGAAGCTAGAGCAAGAACGTGAAGAAATAGAGGATAAGATGTATGGGTATTTGAAGGAGTTGGGATTTAATGAGTTATAA
- a CDS encoding M48 family metallopeptidase produces MPQIQYGNTTIYYCHYKQARKDVKISVNIVNGVEVFIPDNLDDAKISQIIKQKAPWITKKLRQLDEVTTTVQQKEFVSGEKLPYLGRHYRLKVHKEAIPKASFQFKQGRFIATVPRSWPQDKIQDHLEQKLIHWYREHGHKKIIERASDYQSMLGVEPRSLQLKTQHKRWGTCTPNGDIYLNWRIVMAPVRVIDYIIVHELAHLIVPEHNDKFWRIVRTTLPHYKEAKEWLRVHGIELHSIG; encoded by the coding sequence ATGCCACAAATTCAGTACGGAAATACCACCATATATTACTGCCATTACAAACAAGCCCGAAAAGATGTTAAAATCTCTGTCAACATTGTCAATGGTGTTGAAGTATTTATACCAGATAACCTTGATGATGCTAAAATCTCTCAAATTATTAAGCAAAAAGCTCCATGGATTACAAAGAAGCTCCGACAACTTGATGAAGTTACGACTACTGTCCAGCAAAAAGAATTCGTAAGCGGGGAAAAACTTCCCTACTTAGGTCGTCATTATCGACTGAAAGTACACAAAGAAGCCATTCCTAAAGCTTCGTTTCAGTTCAAACAAGGTCGTTTCATCGCTACCGTTCCTCGTTCGTGGCCTCAGGACAAAATACAGGATCATCTCGAACAAAAACTCATTCATTGGTATCGTGAACACGGACATAAAAAAATCATTGAACGAGCAAGTGATTATCAATCCATGCTAGGTGTTGAACCACGGTCTCTACAATTAAAAACACAACATAAACGTTGGGGAACATGCACTCCAAATGGTGATATTTATCTAAATTGGCGAATCGTGATGGCACCTGTTCGAGTGATTGATTATATTATCGTGCATGAGTTAGCTCACCTAATTGTTCCTGAGCATAATGATAAATTTTGGCGGATAGTTAGAACGACTCTTCCTCATTATAAAGAAGCAAAAGAATGGTTACGTGTACATGGTATCGAATTACATAGCATCGGGTGA